From the genome of Glycine max cultivar Williams 82 chromosome 2, Glycine_max_v4.0, whole genome shotgun sequence, one region includes:
- the LOC100794561 gene encoding NADPH-dependent thioredoxin reductase 3 isoform X1 produces MATTKIGLGVGPVPTTTHRVTAVAAPSSAVFSPPPHRLFLINSRRPPLRPRPSPLPLRVASSSSSSSSVAAPGKGVENVVIIGSGPAGYTAAIYAARANLKPVVFEGYQAGGVPGGQLMTTTEVENFPGFPDGISGPDLMDRMRRQAERWGAELYQEDVEAIDVKSSPFTVQSSERKVKSHTVIYATGATAKRLRLPREDEFWSRGISACAICDGASPLFKGQVLAVVGGGDTATEEALYLTKYARHVHLLVRRDHLRASKAMQDRVFDNPNVAVHFNTEAVDLVSNTKGQMSGILVRKIDTGEEYVLEAKGLFYGIGHSPNTELLKGQVELDHSGYVQVQEGTAKTSVEGVFAAGDVQDHEWRQAITAAGSGCVAALSVERYLVSNDLLIEFHQPKTEEVKKELTDRDVHEGFDITLTKHKGQYALRKLYHDSPRLICVLYTSPTCGPCRTLKPILSKVIDEFDQNVHFVEIDIEEDPEIAEAAGIMGTPCVQYFKNKEMLNCALILQDCLRSQNEERIQRIY; encoded by the exons ATGGCTACTACGAAGATAGGACTCGGAGTTGGTCCCGTCCCAACAACCACTCACCGAGTCACCGCCGTCGCCGCCCCTTCCTCCGCCGTATTCTCCCCGCCGCCGCACCGCCTCTTCCTCATCAACTCGCGCCGGCCGCCCCTCCGACCTCGCCCCTCCCCCCTCCCCCTCCGCgtcgcctcctcctcctcctcttcctcctccgtCGCCGCGCCAG GAAAAGGAGTTGAAAATGTGGTAATTATAGGTTCAGGCCCTGCAGGATACACGGCAGCAATATATGCTGCACGTGCCAATTTGAAACCTGTGGTGTTTGAGGGGTACCAAGCTGGTGGTGTCCCTGGGGGGCAGTTGATGACTACAACTGAAGTGGAGAATTTTCCTGGATTTCCAGATGGCATAAGTGGACCTGATCTGATGGACAG GATGCGACGGCAAGCTGAACGTTGGGGTGCAGAATTGTATCAGGAAGATGTTGAAGCTATTGATGTGAAAAGTAGTCCTTTTACTGTCCAAAGTAGTGAACGTAAG GTTAAGAGCCATACTGTCATTTATGCTACTGGAGCTACTGCAAAACGACTTAGGCTACCCCGAGAAGATGAATTTTGGAGCCGAGGAATTAGTGCTTGTGCAATTTGTGATGGAGCATCACCTCTATTCAAGGGTCAAGTTCTTGCTGTTGTTGGAGGGGGGGATACAGCTACAGAAGAAGCATTATACTTAACAAAATATGCTCGCCATGTACATTTGCTTGTACGTCGGGACCATCTGAGGGCTTCCAAAGCTATGCAAGATAG AGTGTTTGACAATCCCAATGTCGCTGTGCACTTCAATACAGAGGCAGTGGACCTTGTAAGCAACACCAAAGGACAGATGTCTGGCATTTTAGTAAGAAAGATTGATACTGGGGAGGAATATGTGCTTGAGGCAAAAGGGCTGTTTTATGGCATAGGCCATTCGCCAAATACCGAACTGTTGAAAGGCCAAGTCGAATTAGACCACTCTGGCTATGTACAAGTTCAGGAGGGTACTGCAAAAACTTCAGTTGAAGGTGTATTTGCTGCTGGAGATGTGCAG GACCATGAATGGAGGCAAGCTATAACTGCTGCTGGATCTGGATGCGTTGCAGCTTTATCAGTTGAGAGATATCTTGTGAGCAATGATCTTCTTATAGAGTTCCATCAG CCCAAAACTGAAGAGGTTAAGAAGGAACTAACAGACAGGGATGTACACGAGGGCTTTGACATTACACTTACAAAGCATAAGGGGCAG TATGCTCTTCGAAAATTGTATCATGACAGTCCAAGGCTTATATGCGTATTATATACATCACCAACATGTGGTCCCTGTAGGACTCTGAAGCCAATCCTTAGTAAG GTGATTGATGAATTTGATCAGAATGTACATTTTGTTGAAATTGATATAGAGGAAGATCCAGAAATAGCAGAAGCAGCTGGAATAATGGGTACTCCATGTGTGCAGTATTTTAAAAACAAGGAGATGCTCAA TTGTGCACTGATTTTGCAGGACTGTCTCAGGAGTCAAAATGAAGAGAGAATACAGAGAATTTATTGA
- the LOC100794561 gene encoding NADPH-dependent thioredoxin reductase 3 isoform X2, whose product MATTKIGLGVGPVPTTTHRVTAVAAPSSAVFSPPPHRLFLINSRRPPLRPRPSPLPLRVASSSSSSSSVAAPGKGVENVVIIGSGPAGYTAAIYAARANLKPVVFEGYQAGGVPGGQLMTTTEVENFPGFPDGISGPDLMDRMRRQAERWGAELYQEDVEAIDVKSSPFTVQSSERKVKSHTVIYATGATAKRLRLPREDEFWSRGISACAICDGASPLFKGQVLAVVGGGDTATEEALYLTKYARHVHLLVRRDHLRASKAMQDRVFDNPNVAVHFNTEAVDLVSNTKGQMSGILVRKIDTGEEYVLEAKGLFYGIGHSPNTELLKGQVELDHSGYVQVQEGTAKTSVEGVFAAGDVQDHEWRQAITAAGSGCVAALSVERYLVSNDLLIEFHQPKTEEVKKELTDRDVHEGFDITLTKHKGQYALRKLYHDSPRLICVLYTSPTCGPCRTLKPILSKVIDEFDQNVHFVEIDIEEDPEIAEAAGIMGTPCVQYFKNKEMLKTVSGVKMKREYREFIEANK is encoded by the exons ATGGCTACTACGAAGATAGGACTCGGAGTTGGTCCCGTCCCAACAACCACTCACCGAGTCACCGCCGTCGCCGCCCCTTCCTCCGCCGTATTCTCCCCGCCGCCGCACCGCCTCTTCCTCATCAACTCGCGCCGGCCGCCCCTCCGACCTCGCCCCTCCCCCCTCCCCCTCCGCgtcgcctcctcctcctcctcttcctcctccgtCGCCGCGCCAG GAAAAGGAGTTGAAAATGTGGTAATTATAGGTTCAGGCCCTGCAGGATACACGGCAGCAATATATGCTGCACGTGCCAATTTGAAACCTGTGGTGTTTGAGGGGTACCAAGCTGGTGGTGTCCCTGGGGGGCAGTTGATGACTACAACTGAAGTGGAGAATTTTCCTGGATTTCCAGATGGCATAAGTGGACCTGATCTGATGGACAG GATGCGACGGCAAGCTGAACGTTGGGGTGCAGAATTGTATCAGGAAGATGTTGAAGCTATTGATGTGAAAAGTAGTCCTTTTACTGTCCAAAGTAGTGAACGTAAG GTTAAGAGCCATACTGTCATTTATGCTACTGGAGCTACTGCAAAACGACTTAGGCTACCCCGAGAAGATGAATTTTGGAGCCGAGGAATTAGTGCTTGTGCAATTTGTGATGGAGCATCACCTCTATTCAAGGGTCAAGTTCTTGCTGTTGTTGGAGGGGGGGATACAGCTACAGAAGAAGCATTATACTTAACAAAATATGCTCGCCATGTACATTTGCTTGTACGTCGGGACCATCTGAGGGCTTCCAAAGCTATGCAAGATAG AGTGTTTGACAATCCCAATGTCGCTGTGCACTTCAATACAGAGGCAGTGGACCTTGTAAGCAACACCAAAGGACAGATGTCTGGCATTTTAGTAAGAAAGATTGATACTGGGGAGGAATATGTGCTTGAGGCAAAAGGGCTGTTTTATGGCATAGGCCATTCGCCAAATACCGAACTGTTGAAAGGCCAAGTCGAATTAGACCACTCTGGCTATGTACAAGTTCAGGAGGGTACTGCAAAAACTTCAGTTGAAGGTGTATTTGCTGCTGGAGATGTGCAG GACCATGAATGGAGGCAAGCTATAACTGCTGCTGGATCTGGATGCGTTGCAGCTTTATCAGTTGAGAGATATCTTGTGAGCAATGATCTTCTTATAGAGTTCCATCAG CCCAAAACTGAAGAGGTTAAGAAGGAACTAACAGACAGGGATGTACACGAGGGCTTTGACATTACACTTACAAAGCATAAGGGGCAG TATGCTCTTCGAAAATTGTATCATGACAGTCCAAGGCTTATATGCGTATTATATACATCACCAACATGTGGTCCCTGTAGGACTCTGAAGCCAATCCTTAGTAAG GTGATTGATGAATTTGATCAGAATGTACATTTTGTTGAAATTGATATAGAGGAAGATCCAGAAATAGCAGAAGCAGCTGGAATAATGGGTACTCCATGTGTGCAGTATTTTAAAAACAAGGAGATGCTCAA GACTGTCTCAGGAGTCAAAATGAAGAGAGAATACAGAGAATTTATTGAAGCAAACAAATAg